In Altererythrobacter rubellus, the following are encoded in one genomic region:
- a CDS encoding TonB-dependent receptor: protein MSETGIATANFALMRDGSGNILVIGQLANQASSLSRKRAGDGVSDVLTRDAIGQFPDQNVAESLRRLPGVNVLNDQGEGRFVSVRGLDPTLNATSINGVRLPSPESDIRAVALDVVSSDIIESVTIKKSLTPDMDGDTIGASIEIETTSAFDRQKDLLVASVGGSYNELSEELTPDLSADFSARLSDNFGISGGISFYNRKFETDNIEADDWEDDDGLVYAEEVQYRDYDVERERISATLGLDFRAGDSTELYLKGIWSQFDDQEFRRRLTFDLGDAGVSGSSTNPLYEDDEAITVERDIKDRFERQRIRSVVLGGESDWGDWFADYSLSYAKSTEFENGSVDPTQFEREYEAEGLQVGFDYSNPRTPIYSIIDPIGDFIDPSAYELNDVELTALSDSEDEETAAQLDIGRRFQMDNGEFTVQAGFKGRFREKSFDGEIQFYENDNYTMADALGVGPTYRIVDLTPLPGLTEATDFFFANFGDFELQEIDSQFDSAVSDFSVEEDILAGYLMGRWETSDLTVIAGVRYENTSNTLSGNDVLLVEEGGTLPGGATATEDTVIVAPTSIDRDYDHWLPSINIRYEAQPDLILRLAGYRSIVRPGPFQQAPRITVEEADDGEREGEFGNPDLRPTEAWNIDAAAEYYMTDNGAIFASVFYKSVEDFIVEQNFDDGGVFRGVAFDEATVFTNGDEGDIFGVELGFSQALSGMLDGFVVQANYTYTDASGTITTVASEGPRNIPLPATSEHTANFSLGYDKGPFDIRLSGTYRDGYLDELSDEAELDRYVDDHFQLDLSAKFRATDNLQLYYEWVNINDAKYFAFNRQGGRENLLQYEEYNWTMKFGARYTF from the coding sequence GTGAGCGAAACAGGTATTGCCACGGCAAACTTTGCTCTGATGCGCGATGGCAGCGGCAACATTCTGGTTATCGGTCAGCTTGCCAACCAGGCTTCATCGCTTTCGCGCAAGCGTGCAGGCGATGGCGTTAGTGACGTACTGACACGCGACGCGATTGGCCAGTTTCCTGACCAGAACGTAGCTGAGAGCCTGCGCCGCCTGCCGGGTGTTAATGTCCTCAATGACCAGGGTGAAGGTCGCTTCGTTTCGGTGCGCGGCCTTGATCCAACACTGAACGCGACCTCTATCAATGGCGTACGCTTGCCTTCCCCGGAAAGTGACATCCGCGCCGTTGCGCTTGATGTGGTCTCGTCTGACATCATCGAGTCAGTGACGATCAAGAAGTCGCTGACGCCGGATATGGATGGTGATACCATTGGCGCGTCTATCGAAATTGAAACGACCAGTGCGTTTGATCGTCAGAAGGATCTCCTCGTAGCCTCTGTTGGCGGCAGCTATAACGAGCTATCCGAAGAACTGACTCCAGACCTGAGTGCGGATTTCTCAGCCCGTCTAAGCGACAACTTCGGAATTTCGGGCGGCATATCTTTCTACAACCGCAAGTTCGAGACGGACAATATCGAGGCGGATGATTGGGAAGATGATGATGGCCTGGTCTATGCCGAAGAAGTCCAGTATCGTGACTATGATGTCGAGCGTGAGCGGATCAGCGCGACGCTTGGCCTAGACTTCCGTGCCGGCGACAGCACCGAACTCTATCTCAAGGGAATCTGGAGCCAGTTTGACGATCAGGAATTCCGGCGCCGCCTGACTTTCGACCTGGGTGATGCGGGCGTTTCCGGCTCTAGCACGAACCCGCTCTATGAAGACGATGAAGCAATCACAGTCGAGCGCGACATCAAAGACCGTTTCGAGCGGCAGCGCATTCGCTCTGTCGTTTTGGGCGGTGAAAGTGATTGGGGTGACTGGTTCGCGGATTATTCTTTGAGTTACGCAAAATCGACCGAGTTCGAAAACGGCAGCGTCGATCCAACTCAGTTCGAGCGCGAGTATGAAGCGGAAGGGCTGCAGGTTGGTTTCGACTACTCGAATCCGCGCACCCCTATCTATTCGATCATAGATCCGATCGGTGATTTCATCGATCCTTCTGCCTATGAGCTGAATGATGTAGAGCTAACCGCACTGTCGGACAGCGAAGACGAGGAGACCGCAGCGCAGCTCGACATCGGGCGTCGCTTCCAAATGGACAATGGCGAATTCACAGTGCAAGCGGGCTTCAAGGGCCGCTTCCGTGAGAAGAGTTTCGATGGTGAAATTCAGTTCTACGAGAACGACAACTATACTATGGCGGATGCACTGGGTGTCGGCCCGACATATCGCATTGTCGACCTGACACCGCTCCCCGGCCTTACTGAGGCGACTGACTTTTTCTTCGCCAACTTTGGTGACTTCGAGCTTCAGGAGATCGACAGTCAGTTCGACTCGGCGGTGAGTGATTTCTCCGTCGAGGAAGACATCCTTGCAGGCTATCTCATGGGTCGTTGGGAAACCAGCGACCTGACTGTGATCGCCGGTGTTCGTTATGAAAACACTTCGAACACGCTGTCGGGCAACGATGTATTGCTGGTCGAAGAAGGCGGCACTTTGCCAGGGGGTGCAACCGCGACTGAAGACACTGTGATCGTCGCCCCGACTAGCATCGACCGCGACTATGACCACTGGCTGCCCAGCATCAATATCCGCTACGAAGCACAACCTGACCTGATCCTGCGCCTCGCAGGTTATCGCAGCATTGTTCGCCCTGGTCCATTCCAGCAGGCTCCGCGCATCACCGTCGAGGAAGCTGACGATGGCGAACGTGAAGGCGAATTCGGCAATCCGGATCTTCGCCCGACTGAAGCCTGGAATATCGATGCAGCTGCAGAATACTACATGACTGACAACGGCGCGATCTTCGCGTCGGTGTTCTACAAGAGTGTCGAAGACTTCATCGTCGAGCAGAACTTCGATGATGGCGGTGTATTCCGCGGGGTGGCATTCGACGAGGCGACAGTGTTCACCAATGGCGATGAGGGCGACATCTTCGGTGTCGAGCTGGGCTTCTCGCAAGCGCTTTCTGGCATGCTGGACGGCTTTGTTGTGCAGGCAAACTACACTTATACCGATGCCAGCGGAACGATCACGACGGTAGCAAGCGAAGGGCCTCGCAACATCCCGCTTCCGGCAACGTCGGAGCACACAGCGAACTTCTCGCTCGGTTATGACAAGGGTCCATTCGACATCCGCCTCTCAGGGACATATCGTGATGGCTATCTCGATGAACTCTCTGACGAAGCGGAACTGGACCGCTACGTAGATGATCACTTCCAGCTGGACTTGAGCGCGAAGTTCCGTGCGACGGACAATCTTCAGCTCTACTATGAGTGGGTGAACATCAACGACGCAAAGTATTTTGCATTCAACCGTCAGGGCGGTCGAGAGAACCTGCTTCAGTACGAAGAGTACAACTGGACGATGAAATTTGGTGCACGTTATACCTTCTAG
- a CDS encoding carboxypeptidase regulatory-like domain-containing protein, protein MKLKSILFTGAAVIAASTPVAAFAGDVRGTVTDAEETVSIRAAEVRIVELDRVATTERDGGFSFSGVPAGTYTLEVS, encoded by the coding sequence ATGAAATTGAAGTCGATCTTGTTCACTGGGGCAGCGGTCATTGCTGCTTCGACGCCGGTCGCCGCATTCGCCGGTGATGTGCGCGGCACAGTCACTGACGCAGAGGAGACAGTCTCGATTCGCGCGGCAGAAGTGCGAATTGTCGAACTGGATCGGGTTGCCACAACCGAGCGTGATGGCGGATTCAGTTTCTCAGGCGTTCCGGCTGGAACCTACACTCTGGAGGTCAGCTAA
- the terL gene encoding phage terminase large subunit: MRFAQTGRVIELARHWEPRSIIIEDKGSGTALIQQLRAEHNSMTRPTAFLPKEDKVTRLHAQSARIEAGHVWLPDNAPWLEDLRIELSSFPNGRHDDQADSISQFLSWFSDMRSRTVQLVPLSGI; the protein is encoded by the coding sequence ATGAGATTTGCGCAGACTGGCCGGGTCATAGAGCTTGCCAGGCATTGGGAGCCACGAAGTATCATCATCGAAGACAAGGGCTCTGGAACTGCTCTCATCCAGCAGCTGCGTGCTGAACACAACAGCATGACCCGTCCGACCGCATTCCTACCGAAGGAGGATAAGGTTACACGCCTTCACGCCCAGTCGGCACGGATAGAGGCAGGCCATGTATGGCTTCCGGACAATGCGCCCTGGCTCGAGGATCTTCGTATCGAGCTTTCCAGCTTTCCGAACGGGCGGCATGATGACCAGGCTGACAGCATAAGCCAGTTCCTCAGCTGGTTTTCCGATATGAGATCAAGGACTGTTCAACTCGTTCCGCTAAGCGGAATTTGA
- a CDS encoding zinc ribbon domain-containing protein gives MSVREAVLAVAEGEINGRILASPDIPHKKLANARKGFITRTDEVFLLVDDTVFGSGKDGLAITEKYIYAKQLFEIPKSIKISSIRSLEYESKRVNLDIYINNNLFLTLSSLERQDHDYLMAILQAAKEAATEGSLEPNQNEESPDLVEKEDLPPLSCGECNAELPPNAKFCLECGAKVLPKGVCLACDAKLPEKAKFCPECGTPAGKQSETKAPPAAGAGTQIDADQARNELSELLADAEQDVSIDSDGDLRIYFTTSGVPSFTSKLRGSAISYSIKVMSEGEEAEDDSLSVNYSPDDDSISFGGPYLRVGKLPSAQYEIQIDASFWATTAVEIHEIKLKAGKIDAPSLGSSGISLSGLKATKDEGDGSYGVEYELKAYPNHYVHFDILSEKPEDDANLWPMLESDSTRSGTAWLYDIKPGETFYLVFAEYEKIVDGITATLSGTAEPMEGAYDEADATSSDSSGTYGGNNEESVVKLEFQIKRGVISQLDFDEDECGELKNCWALCKEGAYDEAAALLLPHLSFEWDWANGDGDANEYFIDPEPIYMQFDNENCSLRVGDVGDTLCLTASVSFTVRGRPRIDQDNLSRWLDENSMYACGYVEGGFSYDGSDGDNVWVVDIKGAWLTSGENNQESGQAIRCCVIKAGKIRNAPGFESFVGPDDIDGCEVVVFFDREDEYSPCGYAICKTGDNTYLVDVSDYGQSPDSQALRNALPEHLGGQWNNILLGSLDIEEMEDEGVGGILIYPDHDLNYEGRHFDVSPHVTEDVGDLENLVVWHVFGSFSPKSAFPLEEMMNGQLPAPLTLDFSDFGMITDYATDTEMMVIFKNTIKVSPDAAQGADLTAAANPLSEVREDIAEGADEDELAVAAEGSVSISLQLVYNNADTGHSDEQIVSVETDNVEILKLITACLDQPSEDAFNILFCKMYDNPGFGGMLRSGSPGALYSELWPLMSRWAFEKLGWGDVTVDVIGAVINGTDLGIDVETMDTNRWSLQLVRGEGMYCYH, from the coding sequence ATGAGCGTGAGAGAGGCAGTACTTGCTGTTGCGGAAGGTGAAATTAACGGCCGTATCTTAGCCAGCCCCGATATACCGCACAAAAAATTAGCCAATGCGCGCAAGGGGTTCATCACCCGCACCGATGAAGTTTTTCTTCTCGTTGATGATACCGTTTTTGGGTCTGGTAAAGATGGCCTCGCCATCACCGAAAAGTACATTTATGCCAAGCAGCTCTTCGAAATACCCAAGTCTATAAAGATATCCTCAATCCGGAGCCTCGAATATGAGAGCAAACGGGTGAATCTAGACATCTATATTAACAATAATCTTTTCCTGACCCTGTCCTCCCTCGAAAGGCAGGACCACGATTATCTCATGGCCATTCTGCAAGCGGCCAAAGAAGCTGCAACAGAAGGATCGTTAGAGCCAAATCAGAACGAGGAAAGTCCGGACTTAGTTGAGAAGGAGGATCTCCCTCCACTCAGCTGCGGCGAATGCAATGCGGAGCTGCCGCCAAACGCCAAGTTCTGCCTCGAGTGCGGAGCCAAAGTGCTTCCAAAAGGTGTCTGCCTTGCGTGCGATGCTAAGCTCCCAGAAAAAGCGAAGTTCTGTCCCGAGTGTGGAACACCGGCTGGTAAGCAATCAGAAACAAAGGCACCCCCTGCTGCGGGGGCTGGAACACAGATTGACGCCGATCAGGCCCGCAACGAACTCTCTGAACTTCTGGCCGATGCCGAGCAAGACGTGTCGATAGACAGTGATGGCGACCTCAGAATTTATTTTACTACAAGTGGAGTGCCTTCCTTCACCTCGAAACTTCGCGGCAGTGCGATCTCATACTCGATCAAGGTGATGTCTGAGGGCGAAGAAGCAGAGGATGACAGCCTGTCTGTCAATTATAGCCCTGATGATGACAGCATATCATTTGGCGGACCTTACTTGCGCGTGGGGAAACTACCCTCAGCTCAATATGAAATACAAATCGACGCAAGTTTCTGGGCGACGACCGCTGTGGAGATCCACGAGATCAAACTCAAGGCAGGCAAAATCGATGCCCCTAGCCTCGGATCTTCGGGCATTTCTCTGTCGGGATTGAAAGCCACCAAGGATGAGGGCGACGGCTCTTACGGGGTCGAATACGAGCTTAAGGCCTATCCCAACCATTATGTGCACTTCGATATTCTGTCGGAGAAGCCAGAGGATGACGCCAACCTTTGGCCAATGCTCGAGAGCGATAGCACACGATCTGGCACTGCATGGCTTTATGACATCAAGCCTGGAGAAACGTTCTATTTGGTGTTCGCCGAATACGAGAAGATCGTCGATGGTATAACCGCAACTCTCTCAGGGACGGCTGAGCCGATGGAGGGGGCTTATGATGAAGCGGATGCTACATCATCCGATAGCTCCGGGACGTATGGCGGCAATAATGAAGAAAGCGTCGTTAAGCTGGAATTCCAAATCAAGCGCGGGGTTATCTCTCAATTAGACTTTGATGAAGATGAGTGCGGCGAACTCAAAAATTGCTGGGCGCTATGTAAAGAGGGGGCCTATGATGAAGCTGCAGCCCTTTTATTACCCCACTTGAGCTTCGAATGGGATTGGGCAAACGGCGATGGCGATGCCAATGAATACTTCATCGACCCAGAACCAATTTATATGCAGTTTGATAACGAGAACTGTTCTCTGAGGGTTGGGGATGTCGGAGACACATTATGTCTAACCGCATCCGTATCATTTACTGTTCGCGGTCGTCCCAGAATTGACCAGGATAATCTCAGCAGGTGGCTCGATGAAAACTCCATGTATGCCTGTGGCTACGTGGAAGGAGGCTTCAGTTATGATGGGTCGGATGGAGACAACGTTTGGGTTGTCGATATCAAGGGCGCCTGGTTGACTTCTGGTGAAAATAATCAGGAGTCGGGCCAAGCAATTCGGTGTTGTGTAATCAAGGCCGGCAAAATTAGAAATGCTCCAGGCTTCGAGAGTTTCGTAGGACCAGACGACATAGATGGTTGCGAAGTTGTGGTGTTCTTCGACCGTGAAGACGAATATTCCCCATGCGGATACGCGATATGCAAAACAGGCGATAACACCTATCTTGTTGACGTCAGCGACTATGGTCAAAGCCCGGACAGTCAGGCGTTACGGAATGCATTGCCTGAACATTTAGGCGGGCAGTGGAATAATATACTTCTGGGATCTTTGGACATTGAGGAGATGGAGGATGAAGGCGTTGGAGGCATCCTCATATACCCAGACCATGATTTGAATTATGAAGGCCGTCATTTTGACGTTAGCCCGCATGTTACTGAAGATGTTGGAGATTTAGAAAATCTTGTGGTTTGGCACGTCTTCGGATCTTTCTCACCAAAGTCCGCATTTCCTCTTGAGGAAATGATGAATGGTCAGCTGCCAGCTCCTTTGACTCTAGATTTTTCCGATTTTGGTATGATCACAGACTACGCCACCGACACCGAAATGATGGTGATTTTCAAAAATACCATTAAGGTATCCCCCGATGCAGCTCAAGGCGCCGATTTGACTGCTGCGGCAAATCCTTTGAGTGAAGTGCGAGAAGATATCGCTGAAGGTGCGGATGAAGACGAACTCGCTGTTGCAGCGGAGGGGTCTGTTAGCATCAGCTTGCAGCTCGTTTATAACAATGCGGACACCGGTCATTCGGACGAACAAATTGTGTCGGTCGAAACTGATAACGTGGAAATTCTTAAATTGATTACGGCGTGCCTAGACCAGCCTTCTGAGGATGCCTTCAACATCCTATTTTGCAAGATGTACGACAATCCAGGTTTCGGGGGCATGCTCCGCTCCGGTTCCCCCGGTGCGCTTTATTCAGAGCTTTGGCCATTAATGTCTCGTTGGGCTTTTGAAAAACTTGGCTGGGGTGATGTGACTGTCGACGTCATTGGAGCTGTGATCAATGGCACCGACCTTGGCATCGACGTAGAAACTATGGATACCAATCGCTGGTCCCTCCAGTTGGTTCGCGGTGAAGGCATGTACTGTTACCACTGA
- a CDS encoding PD-(D/E)XK nuclease family protein codes for MGEKMKKGLSRSALEQFIRCPRCFYQQRKLGLKQPSMVPLTLAVATDALLKNEFDAIRGQDVIHAVWQEHGLNVRAFEHPDIDLWRDNFKGQRISHPSGVEVYGAVDDVWENLETGELHIVDYKSTSKQGEPSIDVGWGEGYKRQMEIYQWLFRQAGHKVSNTGYFLYVNGSKQGGFYREGTHGVMNFATTLIAYDGNDNWVDAKVVEAMECYNADDTPPKGDECDNCRYFEERLALG; via the coding sequence ATGGGTGAAAAAATGAAAAAAGGCCTATCCCGCTCAGCCCTCGAGCAATTCATCCGCTGCCCTCGCTGCTTTTATCAGCAGCGCAAACTTGGCTTGAAGCAGCCATCGATGGTGCCGCTGACACTGGCGGTTGCAACCGACGCCCTACTCAAGAACGAGTTCGATGCAATTCGTGGGCAGGATGTCATCCATGCTGTCTGGCAGGAGCATGGGCTTAACGTCCGGGCTTTCGAGCACCCTGACATCGATCTGTGGCGCGACAACTTCAAGGGACAGCGCATCTCTCATCCGTCCGGAGTAGAGGTTTATGGTGCGGTCGATGACGTCTGGGAGAACCTGGAGACCGGCGAGCTGCACATCGTTGATTACAAGAGCACCTCCAAACAGGGCGAGCCCTCCATCGATGTAGGCTGGGGAGAAGGCTACAAACGGCAGATGGAAATCTACCAGTGGCTGTTCAGGCAAGCGGGCCACAAAGTCAGCAACACGGGATACTTCCTCTACGTCAACGGGAGTAAGCAGGGCGGCTTCTACAGAGAAGGCACTCACGGCGTTATGAACTTCGCCACTACCCTCATCGCCTATGATGGCAATGACAACTGGGTGGATGCGAAGGTCGTTGAAGCGATGGAATGCTATAATGCTGACGACACCCCTCCAAAGGGCGATGAATGCGACAATTGTAGGTATTTTGAAGAACGCCTTGCCTTGGGTTAA
- a CDS encoding TonB family protein produces the protein MQNLKAFIISLVRARLLIFLVLIIGLVVTTAAYFFMGRTPQTSIPETTFEPSTEVAKPQAIDDLPEPAPDAEPAQVVETAPKPAYVARPSFDCSKARLKSERLICESDYLANLDLTLDRTYNEVVADSSAEIAQALRSSQLAWMRERNRCEDEFCVQSKYLDRISYLRSRTKAEPEPEAREMVFVEPKAPRPKNSPSSWIQARDYPIRALRRELEGTVRFQLEIDREGRVYQCRVTSTSGSPELDRAACEALKSRAEFYPAEDSVGQPVAGTYSSQISFNLD, from the coding sequence ATGCAGAATCTGAAAGCATTCATCATAAGCCTTGTAAGGGCACGTCTTCTTATATTTTTGGTTCTGATAATTGGCCTTGTTGTAACTACGGCGGCCTATTTTTTTATGGGGCGCACGCCTCAAACCTCCATCCCAGAAACAACTTTTGAACCTTCAACTGAAGTCGCCAAGCCTCAAGCTATCGATGACCTCCCAGAACCGGCACCCGATGCAGAGCCAGCGCAAGTTGTAGAAACCGCACCAAAACCCGCATATGTTGCGCGTCCGTCGTTTGATTGCTCTAAAGCTCGCCTCAAATCCGAACGCCTGATCTGCGAGAGCGATTACCTCGCCAACCTAGATCTCACGCTCGATAGAACTTACAACGAAGTCGTTGCTGATAGTTCTGCTGAAATAGCCCAAGCACTCAGGTCATCGCAGCTTGCATGGATGCGGGAACGCAACCGTTGTGAAGATGAATTTTGCGTCCAGTCAAAATATCTTGATCGCATCAGCTATTTGCGTAGCCGAACAAAAGCGGAGCCTGAACCGGAGGCGCGCGAAATGGTTTTTGTTGAACCAAAAGCTCCGAGGCCAAAAAACTCGCCGTCAAGCTGGATCCAGGCGCGCGACTACCCAATAAGGGCACTGCGAAGGGAACTTGAAGGAACGGTTCGCTTCCAACTCGAGATAGACCGCGAGGGTAGAGTCTATCAATGCCGAGTAACTTCGACCAGCGGAAGCCCGGAACTAGATCGGGCTGCTTGTGAGGCACTTAAGAGTCGGGCCGAATTCTACCCGGCTGAGGATTCTGTAGGTCAACCAGTAGCTGGTACTTATTCCAGTCAGATAAGCTTTAATTTAGACTGA
- a CDS encoding exonuclease domain-containing protein translates to MSFVFYDTETTGIDTAFDQILQFGAIRTDADLNEIDRFEIRCRLLPEIVPSPGAMLVTGVSAKQLTDPSLPSHYEMVCEIRAKLGSWSPSIFIGHNSLGFDEHLLRQALYKTLHSPYLTNTNGNGRSDSLKMLRAASVFAPDAVEIPVGSNGRKVFKLDQLAPLNGFAHENAHDAMADVEATIHMCRLVAERAPALWQNFVRLAHKPSALDFALNEAAYCVTDFHYGQSYSRPVSPIGTNPDNGSEVLVFDLSVDPAELAQLDDEQLGKRLDKSPRPVRSIRANTAPVLNELADAPEDIRSGWPEPEEVEERAGLISADKALRERLVATTLEKREPFPAAEYIEQRIYDGFPSWNDNQLMERFHQADWPERISILSRFEDERLKALARRLAYSEAPALMTDTDRRDQELEIAGRLVAAQDDVPWTTIAGALAEAGNKLKEADPETSVFIEEHIDLLKQRQQWAVEVQG, encoded by the coding sequence TTGAGCTTTGTCTTTTACGATACAGAGACTACCGGGATCGATACTGCGTTCGACCAGATCCTGCAGTTTGGCGCTATTCGAACAGACGCCGACCTTAACGAGATCGACCGTTTCGAAATACGCTGCCGTCTTCTACCCGAAATCGTGCCGTCTCCCGGCGCCATGCTGGTTACAGGAGTCAGTGCCAAGCAGCTGACCGACCCTTCACTGCCCTCGCACTACGAGATGGTATGCGAGATCAGGGCCAAACTCGGGAGCTGGTCACCGTCCATCTTCATCGGACACAATTCGCTCGGTTTTGACGAACATCTGCTGCGACAGGCGTTGTACAAGACACTGCACAGTCCGTACCTGACAAACACAAATGGCAACGGGCGGTCCGACAGCCTGAAAATGCTGCGGGCAGCTTCTGTTTTTGCTCCGGATGCAGTTGAAATTCCGGTCGGAAGCAACGGCAGGAAGGTGTTCAAACTCGACCAGCTTGCTCCGCTCAACGGGTTCGCGCACGAGAATGCACACGATGCGATGGCTGACGTCGAGGCTACGATCCACATGTGCCGGCTCGTCGCAGAGCGGGCTCCGGCACTATGGCAGAATTTCGTTCGCCTTGCCCACAAGCCCAGCGCTCTCGATTTTGCGCTGAATGAAGCAGCCTATTGTGTGACGGACTTCCACTACGGACAGAGCTACTCCCGCCCTGTGTCGCCAATAGGTACAAACCCCGATAACGGGTCGGAGGTACTGGTTTTCGATCTTTCGGTAGATCCGGCAGAACTCGCACAGCTTGACGACGAGCAGCTTGGCAAGAGGCTGGACAAAAGCCCCAGGCCCGTTCGCAGTATCCGGGCCAATACGGCTCCCGTTCTGAACGAGCTTGCAGACGCCCCTGAAGACATCCGGTCAGGCTGGCCCGAGCCGGAGGAAGTCGAGGAGAGAGCTGGCCTTATTTCAGCAGATAAGGCGCTGCGTGAACGGCTTGTCGCGACAACTCTCGAGAAGCGCGAACCCTTCCCGGCTGCAGAATACATCGAGCAGCGGATTTATGACGGGTTTCCTTCCTGGAACGACAATCAACTCATGGAACGTTTTCACCAGGCCGACTGGCCCGAACGCATCTCGATTCTATCCCGGTTCGAAGACGAACGGCTGAAAGCACTGGCCCGCAGGCTTGCCTACAGCGAGGCTCCCGCTCTGATGACAGATACGGACCGGCGTGATCAGGAGCTGGAAATCGCAGGGAGGCTGGTCGCGGCGCAGGACGATGTTCCGTGGACGACAATCGCGGGGGCTCTCGCGGAAGCCGGGAACAAGCTCAAGGAAGCAGATCCGGAGACTTCCGTGTTTATCGAGGAACACATAGACCTGCTCAAACAAAGGCAGCAGTGGGCTGTCGAGGTCCAGGGCTGA
- a CDS encoding DUF6339 family protein: protein MSKLKHVSANLLENLRSDIPSNIGRYQGEGFDEFANDPGWAIERDVEIDLDALAQLDGSERSATSDLKNSRIIMKALGNLTPSLANEEQIWVRLSHVEAFKYSRDRWLTGQPADKAEQNIRIHFFAPTQTGIRDDHALSRLWWNGFIAQHCMPENPDKALEMLLKTADIRSQLVERIWLMGRRKLAAGVFRGMDEHPDILASEDNFREFMKTLNMMGGGIVFEAMSPDRIDGFIEKCVERAGLDASVAA from the coding sequence ATGAGTAAACTGAAACACGTTTCGGCAAACCTGCTCGAAAACCTTCGCTCCGACATCCCTTCCAATATCGGCCGCTATCAGGGTGAAGGGTTTGACGAATTCGCCAACGATCCGGGATGGGCAATCGAAAGAGATGTCGAAATCGATCTTGATGCTCTGGCCCAGCTCGACGGAAGCGAGCGTAGCGCTACCAGCGATCTCAAGAATTCCCGTATTATAATGAAAGCACTGGGAAATCTGACGCCCTCGCTGGCCAACGAGGAACAGATCTGGGTCAGGCTCTCGCATGTCGAAGCCTTCAAATACAGCCGCGACCGCTGGCTGACCGGTCAACCTGCAGATAAAGCCGAACAGAATATACGTATACACTTCTTTGCCCCGACCCAGACCGGTATCCGCGACGATCATGCACTGTCGCGTCTCTGGTGGAACGGCTTCATCGCGCAGCACTGCATGCCGGAGAACCCTGACAAGGCTCTGGAAATGTTGCTGAAGACGGCAGACATCAGATCCCAACTTGTTGAACGGATCTGGCTCATGGGGCGGCGCAAACTGGCGGCAGGTGTCTTCAGGGGAATGGACGAACACCCCGACATTCTTGCCAGCGAAGACAATTTTCGCGAATTCATGAAAACGCTGAACATGATGGGTGGCGGGATTGTATTCGAGGCGATGTCTCCGGACCGGATAGACGGTTTTATCGAGAAATGTGTCGAGCGCGCAGGCCTCGACGCAAGCGTCGCAGCCTAG